A stretch of the Ferrimicrobium sp. genome encodes the following:
- the clpS gene encoding ATP-dependent Clp protease adapter ClpS, with translation MPTAPLLSPTEEKQEETLAEESWVTILWDDPVNLIPYVIYVLQMLFAFSKVKATELTMQVHRDGKAIVAAGAREDMENNVASLHRYGLWATVGRA, from the coding sequence TTGCCTACAGCACCATTACTCTCGCCGACTGAGGAAAAACAAGAAGAGACACTCGCAGAGGAGAGCTGGGTCACGATTCTCTGGGATGACCCGGTCAACCTCATCCCCTACGTGATCTATGTACTGCAGATGCTTTTTGCCTTCTCGAAGGTGAAGGCAACGGAGCTTACCATGCAAGTCCACCGTGATGGCAAGGCCATTGTTGCGGCGGGCGCCCGTGAAGACATGGAGAACAACGTCGCGAGCCTCCATCGGTATGGCCTTTGGGCGACAGTAGGCCGAGCGTGA